Proteins from a genomic interval of Capsicum annuum cultivar UCD-10X-F1 chromosome 4, UCD10Xv1.1, whole genome shotgun sequence:
- the LOC107868793 gene encoding F-box/kelch-repeat protein At3g06240-like codes for MNQFKLIPINLLNIRRKFHVSVGFGYEQKSDDYKVIRILNFYRCRPARTMVEVYSTKLESWREVNTNVCLNNMTTSNCDAIVEGFTYWVIRNRKESITTVLASFDLRNERFCIIPVPQVLATKSHNFRAINYLGSLALLAQSSPDGFNKCLDIWVIEGPSNCEESVWKKKFTFGMDFSFSTHWGFTNGDVVVQNAPNKPFLFNLRTKQLRIIGTDVIQSVFSYTESLVSIKGFNPVPQQ; via the coding sequence ATGAATCAATTCAAGTTGATCCCTATTAATCTTCTAAATATACGTCGCAAATTTCATGTTAGTGTGGGCTTTGGGTATGAACAGAAATCTGATGATTACAAGGTCATCAGGATTCTAAACTTTTATAGATGTAGACCAGCTAGGACTATGGTTGAGGTTTACTCGACCAAATTGGAATCTTGGAGAGAAGTGAACACTAATGTTTGCTTAAATAATATGACTACCTCCAACTGTGATGCAATTGTTGAAGGGTTTACATACTGGGTTATTAGAAATAGGAAAGAATCTATTACAACAGTCCTTGCCTCGTTTGATTTGAGGAATGAGAGGTTCTGCATAATTCCAGTACCACAAGTGTTGGCAACCAAATCTCATAATTTTAGGGCGATAAATTATCTTGGCTCACTTGCATTGCTTGCACAATCCTCACCCGATGGGTTCAACAAGTGTCTTGATATTTGGGTGATCGAAGGTCCAAGTAATTGTGAAGAGAGTGTATGGAAAAAGAAATTCACCTTTGGCATGGATTTTAGTTTTTCTACACATTGGGGTTTTACTAATGGAGATGTAGTAGTTCAAAATGCTCCAAACAAGCCATTTTTGTTCAATCTGAGAACAAAACAATTGAGGATAATTGGAACAgatgttattcaatcagttttCTCCTATACTGAGAGTCTTGTATCGATTAAAGGCTTCAATCCTGTTCCCCAACAATGA